In a single window of the Antedon mediterranea chromosome 1, ecAntMedi1.1, whole genome shotgun sequence genome:
- the LOC140053681 gene encoding uncharacterized protein isoform X2, with product MARSGRRKNQGDDFFSSGGKQTPSKSRTLPDEDFYSNLAADVDITESDVSEADVAQVAKSLADMDGMDDSLFGNSLKKAKSPRDRNKSKGLGETYTKEQKPVTPQTPDLNDTFTIDRSSLDVGRPTTSRGRRGREPLTNDVETTSRDTGADVLKLDDDSPRKTESRPARKKYEPKKYDFGDFDEDDPLAGLLSDEDDKPIKKTQPKTQPVIQAEPTEVKQQGKKIPSVEEPKAATEIISDSPSPRPSSSQRVRAKPQVDIDFDDDGDVLDTLGFDSTPREKVSRTDDSDNKEKAAARSKVNDLFGASSAKKLLEKPPASSLKKEFILDKKYTKKEPESKVVKEEDFLFGSYMPSAVGEVVTSRPESAPPGRRSVRFSDDELPSKSASLGRSRGRAHLKATLDADLPRSKSAEPTSRVSFPETKKQTPTSNNDDDWLDFAISKKRNQSRLEAEEEQKIEERQSLAKVQPRNEVKTPTSQADYLGLGADINPDDLLGPQKSRTKSGTPDTSLFTPPATRDTTSPFPWDSPSPRRSDQRSVESRNSSYQQQPNQTSFDFDDDDADDDEPPLQTSLLSQQIEQIKRMEEEEEREREQKKMDSKTEERNQQTTTPTKRKPSWRQELKQKQELAKLQSDPQQFQKPSTTPLPNRDDAVPAQGKQPSILPSTPSPMNEMHLKQMEYQQKMEQMSQTLKRQQEEQQRQWVEQQEQQMRMVQEQQQEAMERQLKQQEEQLKAQQKMMSSRMTSPMGSIPLIGGLSSIPPAFQAAPSSQLEISLGLATLEGKVETLDMEKKHLQNLLENTRQRRQEELQAVEDSHKSHISLLEDMSRRKEEQLKKEMEHQALQQMSRLKSEDEEKTEIRQTYHKKMMQLEKEREQEIDNLKTLHRRLFEELKIDHKKEIERLKQVHEQEKDAINMAQSHSKSIQAVLDRVHANTSDLSSLQVKLEGKHQTHLDEKEIEIRHKDQQLKILEDRLNRQKDDMENERMRLQELIGRLEAHIRQQAKELEQEKWKVKQEQTKLDSLRISMEEENKLTAERTAMDRVAIQKSKDALLAEQKAIMQQLFEERKGLAAERAQMAAAQRVILDRETRDHSRTLQEDAEREGTIQGIAEEKAAMSMKVNILKQDHERLMQEKQQLSMLREQVEDEKATLKELAETLMRRSEDIQQTVLDAARVRDEGESALHAARTIEAEQDDRLMAIQDQIKVLRASERQIAQERLQLVSERKSLEDTKHSITCIRCGGPARVPVTQGFSTLNHSLGRNTPHQLQAATPVNLAASLGSTAGLEEKALEVILAQAEKDHSLRMWKKAAEKDKEYLEEESLFLESLKRPPSSLHVS from the exons ATG GCTAGAAGTGGAAGAAGAAAAAACCAGGGCG ATGACTTCTTCAGTAGTGGAGGAAAGCAAACGCCAAGTAAATCAAGAACCTT ACCTGATGAAGATTTCTATAGCAACCTGGCTGCAGATGTTGATATAACA GAGTCTGATGTATCGGAAGCAGATGTTGCGCAGGTGGCTAAGAGCCTGGCG GATATGGACGGAATGGATGATAGCCTTTTTGGCAACAGTTTAAAGAAAGCTAAATCACCAAGGGACCGAAACAAATCCAAGGGTCTAGGAGAGACATACACCAAGGAGCAGAAGCCAGTGACTCCCCAGACACCAGATTTGAATGATACATTCACCATCGATAGAAGTAGCCTAGATGTTGGTAGACCTACTACTAGTCGAGGGAGACGAGGAAGAGAGCCACTAACGAATGATGTTGAAACAACCTCTAGAGATACTGGTGCAGATGTTCTGAAACTTGATGATGACTCACCACGAAAGACTGAATCCAGACCTGCAAGAAAAAAATATGAACCCAAGAAATATGACTTTGGAG ACTTTGATGAAGACGATCCTCTAGCAGGTCTTCTCTCGGATGAAGATGATAAACCAATAAAAAAGACACAACCCAAAACGCAGCCAGTGATACAAGCAGAACCAACAGAGGTTAAACAACAAGGAAAGAAAATACCAAGTGTCGAAGAACCGAAGGCAGCAACTGAAATCATATCAGATAGCCCAAGTCCTAGGCCAAGCTCTAGCCAGCGAGTTAGAGCCAAACCTCAGGTAGACATTGattttgatgatgatggtgatgttTTGGACACCCTTGGATTTGACAGTACACCCAGAG AAAAAGTTTCAAGAACTGATGACTCTGACAACAAAGAGAAGGCTGCTGCACGGTCGAAGGTCAATGATTTATTTGGAGCTAGTTCTGCTAAGAAGCTGCTTGAGAAACCACCAGCATCCTCACTGAAGAAAGAGTTTATTTTAGACAAGAAATACACAAAGAAAGAACCAG aGTCAAAAGTTGTGAAAGAGGAGGACTTTTTATTTGGTTCTTACATGCCTTCAGCAGTTGGTGAAGTTGTCACTAGTCGGCCAGAATCTGCTCCACCTGGTCGCCGCTCAGTGAG ATTTTCAGATGATGAGCTTCCTAGCAAGTCAGCGTCATTGGGTCGTTCTAGAGGGCGTGCTCACCTTAAAGCAACACTAGATGCTGATTTGCCAAGAAGCAAATCAGCTGAGCCAACAAGTAGAGTCAGCTTTCCAGAAACTAAGAAACAAACGCCAACAtcaaacaatgatgatgattggTTGGATTTTGCAATATCAAAAAAGCGTAACCAATCAAGATTAGAAGCTGAGGAGGAGCAAAAGATCGAAGAGAGACAATCATTGGCTAAAGTTCAACCAAGAAATGAGGTTAAGACACCAACATCACAAGCAGACTACCTAGGCCTTGGTGCAGATATTAATCCTGATGATCTTCTAGG TCCACAGAAATCTCGAACCAAAAGTGGAACACCAGACACTTCGCTATTTACACCACCTGCTACCAGGGATACTAC GTCACCATTCCCATGGGATTCTCCTTCACCCAGGAGGTCAGATCAGAGGTCAGTTGAATCAAGAAATTCCAGTTACCAACAGCAGCCAAACCAAACAAGTT ttgattttgatgatgatgacgcAGATGATGATGAGCCACCGTTGCAGACGAGCCTTCTCAGCCAACAGATAGAGCAGATCAAGAGAATGGAGGAAGAGGAAGAACGAGAAAGAGAACAAAAGAAGATGGATAGTAAAACAGAGGAAAGAAATCAGCAAACAACAACACCTACTAAACGAAAACCTTCTTGGAGGCAAGAATTAAAACAAAAGCAAGAATTAGCAAAGCTACAGTCTGATCCACAGCAGTTCCAAAAACCATCTACAACCCCTCTGCCAAATAGAGATGATGCAGTGCCAGCACAGGGTAAACAACCTTCTATTTTGCCATCTACACCATCTCCAATGAATGAGATGCACTTGAAACAGATGGAGTATCAACAGAAGATGGAACAGATGTCTCAAACTTTAAAAAGACAGCAG GAGGAACAACAAAGGCAGTGGGTTGAGCAACAAGAACAGCAGATGAGAATGGTACAAGAACAGCAACAAGAAGCTATGGAAAGACAACTTAAACAGCAGGAGGAACAACTAAAGGCTCAACAGAAGATGATGTCATCAAGG ATGACATCGCCAATGGGATCAATTCCTCTGATTGGAGGATTGTCTTCAATTCCACCAGCATTCCAAGCTGCACCATCATCACAACTTGAAATATCACTTGGCCTAGCAACCCTTGAAGGAAAA GTTGAAACTCTTGATATGGAGAAGAAGCACTTGCAGAATTTACTGGAGAACACTCGCCAGAGAAGGCAGGAAGAATTGCAAGCTGTAGAGGACTCACACAA AAGTCATATATCTTTGTTGGAAGACATGTCACGGAGGAAGGAAGAGCAACTGAAGAAAGAGATGGAACACCAAGCTCTGCAGCAGATGTCAAGACTCAAGTCAGAGGATGAGGAGAAGACAGAGATCAGACAGACCTACCACAAGAAAATGATGCAACTGGAGAAAGAAAGAGAACAAGAGATTGACAACCTGAAGACACTTCACAG GAGGTTGTTTGAAGAACTGAAGATTGACCACAAGAAAGAAATAGAAAGACTAAAGCAAGTGCATGAACAAGAGAAAGATGCCATCAACATGGCTCAATCACATTCAAA GTCAATCCAGGCAGTTCTTGACCGTGTCCATGCCAACACATCTGACCTAAGTAGTCTGCAGGTCAAGCTGGAGGGCAAACATCAAACCCACTTAGACGAAAAAGAAATTGAGATAAGACACAAGGACCAACAATtaaaaa TTCTAGAGGATCGACTGAACAGACAGAAGGATGACATGGAGAATGAAAGAATGCGTCTGCAGGAGCTGATTGGTCGATTAGAGGCTCACATCAGACAGCAGGCTAAGGAATTAGAACAG gaGAAATGGAAGGTAAAACAAGAACAAACAAAGCTGGATAGTCTTAGAATATCGATGGAAGAAGAGAACAAGTTAACTGCCGAAAGAACAGCAATGGATCGAGTAGCAATTCAGAAGTCAAAG GATGCTTTACTAGCCGAGCAGAAAGCCATTATGCAGCAGCTATTTGAAGAGAGGAAGGGCCTAGCAGCTGAACGGGCCCAGATGGCTGCTGCACAGAGGGTTATTTTAGATAGAGAGACTAGAGATCACTCCAGAACACTGCAG GAAGATGCGGAGAGAGAGGGCACCATTCAAGGGATCGCAGAAGAGAAGGCAGCGATGTCAATGAAGGTCAATATTCTGAAGCAAGACCATGAAAGACTGATGCAAGAGAAGCAGCAACTAAGCATGCTAAGAGAACAAGTGGAAGATGAGAAAGCAACTTTAAAGGAACTAGCTGAAACGCTTATGAGAAGATCTGAAGATATTCAACAAACAGTATTG GATGCTGCCAGGGTTAGAGATGAAGGAGAGTCTGCATTACATGCTGCAAGGACCATCGAGGCTGAGCAGGACGACAGATTAATGGCCATACAAGACCAGATTAAAGTATTACGAGCTTCAGAAAGACAGATTGCTCAG